From the Ferrigenium kumadai genome, one window contains:
- a CDS encoding chemotaxis protein produces the protein MSYTEDMLGGNQDSLLDHIDARTNLAGTNKMEILLFGLGSDEKFGINVFKVKEVCQAGKITRTPNMPHGVDGIVSLRGHVMPVLNLAKFMGAPGGESNQTMLVAEYNRHILGFLVKGVDRIIRVDWDKVRATEGMLSDKGALITAITELEDGSLVSILDVEQILANAFGEGVVGNVERVHSDRELCIFFADDSLVARRKIGEVLDKMGVKHIQANNGREGWDRLKAMADAAQSAGTNLHDQIQVILTDAEMPEMDGYVLTQNIKGDHRFDDIPVVMHSSLSSDANRAMGKRVGVDYYVSKFDSLVLSETLRPLLV, from the coding sequence ATGAGTTATACAGAAGACATGTTGGGTGGCAATCAGGATAGTTTGCTGGACCATATCGATGCACGCACCAATCTGGCCGGCACCAACAAGATGGAGATCCTGTTGTTCGGCTTGGGCAGCGACGAAAAATTCGGCATCAACGTGTTCAAGGTCAAGGAGGTGTGCCAGGCCGGCAAGATCACCCGCACGCCGAACATGCCGCACGGCGTGGACGGCATCGTGAGCCTGCGCGGCCACGTGATGCCGGTGCTGAACCTGGCCAAATTCATGGGGGCGCCGGGGGGCGAGAGCAACCAGACCATGCTGGTCGCCGAATACAACCGCCATATCCTCGGATTCCTGGTGAAAGGGGTAGACCGCATCATCCGCGTCGATTGGGACAAAGTGCGCGCTACCGAGGGGATGCTCTCGGACAAGGGCGCGCTCATCACCGCCATCACCGAACTGGAGGACGGCTCGCTGGTGTCCATCCTCGATGTCGAGCAGATACTGGCGAATGCGTTCGGCGAGGGCGTGGTCGGCAACGTGGAGCGGGTGCATTCCGACCGCGAACTGTGCATCTTCTTCGCTGACGATTCGCTGGTGGCGCGCAGGAAGATCGGCGAGGTGCTGGACAAGATGGGGGTCAAGCACATCCAGGCGAACAATGGCCGCGAGGGCTGGGACCGGCTCAAGGCGATGGCGGACGCCGCGCAAAGCGCCGGAACCAACCTGCACGACCAGATCCAGGTGATCCTGACCGATGCGGAGATGCCGGAGATGGACGGCTACGTGCTGACCCAGAACATCAAGGGCGACCACCGTTTCGACGACATCCCGGTGGTGATGCATTCGTCGCTGTCCTCGGATGCGAACCGCGCAATGGGCAAGCGCGTCGGGGTGGACTATTACGTGTCGAAGTTCGATTCGCTGGTGTTGTCGGAAACGTTGCGTCCGTTGCTGGTTTGA
- a CDS encoding methyl-accepting chemotaxis protein has product MNNWWSALSIKNKLQIPIQLILLVVLISAQRWAFDQYEARVLEDAKNRAAIPADGVFNGLNMMMLNGTIGDAEQRRLFVKKMAASTNAEELRTIRGKQVQEQFGQAQPDEQAKDELDRSALQTGQRQSELVDHEGKRILRVVEPFAAARDFRGTGTNCLQCHTVEDGAVIGAVSVSLDMTAEYDAMNRASAILWGGQLLIQLVLFFVIGWLINQVTRPTRELQQVMLAMQADGDLTRRVTVRSRDEVGQMAVAFNALIDSFTTIIRQVLGNADNVSKTASRIAATSAGITRSSQAQSEAASSTAAAVEAVTVSINSVAENTEAVHNLSEKSLQQTEEGNRSVAEMVHEIQSIENTVQQIAQAADEFVESARTIASMTQQVKDIADQTNLLALNAAIEAARAGEQGRGFAVVADEVRKLAEKSAQSATEIDKVTSKLDEKSSRVEQAIASGAQSLQTTHKHVEKMSVVLSEAGSAVRESNVGVGEIAVSVAEQGRASSEIARNIEQIAKMAENNYVAIEQTGRDIGELERMGVELQGAVARFRV; this is encoded by the coding sequence ATGAATAATTGGTGGAGTGCCCTTTCGATCAAGAACAAGCTGCAGATTCCCATCCAGCTGATATTGCTGGTGGTGTTGATCAGCGCGCAGCGCTGGGCTTTCGACCAGTACGAGGCACGTGTGCTGGAAGATGCGAAGAACCGAGCGGCGATCCCCGCGGACGGGGTGTTCAATGGCCTGAACATGATGATGCTGAACGGCACCATCGGCGATGCCGAGCAACGGCGTCTGTTCGTCAAGAAGATGGCGGCTTCCACCAATGCGGAAGAGCTGCGTACCATCCGCGGCAAGCAGGTTCAGGAACAGTTCGGGCAGGCGCAGCCCGACGAGCAGGCCAAGGACGAACTCGATCGTTCTGCGTTGCAGACCGGCCAGCGGCAGAGCGAGTTGGTCGACCATGAGGGGAAACGGATATTGCGCGTGGTCGAGCCGTTTGCGGCGGCCAGGGATTTTCGCGGCACCGGCACCAATTGCCTGCAGTGTCACACCGTCGAGGATGGCGCGGTGATCGGTGCGGTCAGCGTCAGCCTGGACATGACCGCAGAATACGATGCGATGAACCGTGCCAGCGCAATCCTGTGGGGCGGACAGTTGCTGATCCAGCTGGTACTGTTCTTCGTGATCGGCTGGCTGATCAACCAGGTGACCCGGCCCACCCGTGAGTTGCAGCAGGTCATGCTGGCGATGCAGGCCGACGGCGACCTGACGCGCCGCGTCACGGTGCGCAGCAGGGACGAGGTGGGGCAGATGGCGGTTGCGTTCAATGCCCTGATCGACAGCTTCACGACCATCATCCGGCAGGTGCTCGGCAATGCAGACAATGTGAGCAAGACGGCCAGCCGCATCGCCGCTACGTCGGCGGGTATCACCCGCAGTTCGCAGGCGCAGAGCGAGGCGGCCTCTTCCACCGCGGCCGCGGTGGAAGCCGTGACTGTCAGCATCAATTCGGTGGCGGAAAATACCGAGGCCGTGCACAACCTCTCCGAGAAAAGCCTGCAACAGACCGAGGAGGGGAACCGCAGCGTGGCGGAGATGGTGCATGAGATCCAGAGCATCGAAAATACCGTGCAGCAGATCGCGCAGGCGGCCGACGAGTTCGTCGAGAGCGCTCGCACCATCGCCAGCATGACCCAGCAGGTCAAGGACATCGCAGACCAGACCAACCTGCTGGCGCTGAACGCGGCGATCGAAGCGGCGCGCGCCGGCGAGCAGGGACGCGGCTTCGCCGTGGTGGCCGACGAGGTGCGCAAGCTGGCGGAGAAATCCGCACAGTCGGCAACCGAGATCGATAAGGTGACCAGCAAGCTGGACGAGAAGTCGAGTCGCGTCGAACAGGCCATCGCCTCCGGAGCGCAGTCCTTGCAAACCACGCACAAGCATGTCGAGAAGATGTCCGTTGTGCTGAGCGAGGCGGGATCGGCGGTCAGGGAGTCGAACGTGGGAGTCGGGGAGATCGCGGTGTCGGTCGCCGAGCAGGGCAGGGCCAGCAGCGAGATCGCGCGCAATATCGAGCAGATCGCCAAAATGGCCGAGAACAATTACGTTGCGATCGAGCAAACGGGGCGGGACATCGGCGAGCTGGAGCGCATGGGTGTCGAGTTGCAGGGCGCGGTCGCGCGGTTCCGGGTGTAA
- a CDS encoding methyl-accepting chemotaxis protein translates to MQKKMLALVGLFALSIVAIIALSWIGMNKLGKLQEESYARAEESAQATAAASIGLEMYQAAAESVINIDLAASTKAWQETKGAAAKRLEAIAQIVDTDEERQLVKDAQQAYRDFVDIYEKEMLPLLRTAQKDMTAVAAVDDRLDAKETVIDKNMYKIRDSLNNEGRAAQELFVSSHNTTTTELLVIGIAILVAAVLFGLGITRNVLRQLGGDPAEVAQVVNTMASGNFAMASRHRPVAGSLLADAYQMQAALRDMIGKIKNQADQVGDMAHSLAASAKQIAENVNHESDAVSGMAAAIEEMSVSTTHISDQGGNAKRIADESRSSAAQGAQVVNRTVSGLLATAQEIESASGEVSRLGENASRISDVVNVIKEIADQTNLLALNAAIEAARAGEQGRGFAVVADEVRKLAERTANATNEINEMSARIGEVANNALGGMDKVVNTTRQGVADAETAQGSIASIQQSFGEVSGVIDDISAALAEQNIASTDLAKSTERVAQMSEENSSAAQSLLQLANALEEKAAQVRGAVEVFRV, encoded by the coding sequence ATGCAAAAGAAAATGCTAGCTTTGGTCGGGTTGTTCGCCCTTTCCATCGTCGCCATCATCGCGTTGTCCTGGATCGGGATGAACAAGCTCGGCAAGCTCCAGGAAGAGAGTTATGCCCGTGCCGAGGAGAGCGCCCAGGCGACAGCGGCTGCCTCTATAGGCTTGGAGATGTACCAGGCTGCCGCCGAAAGTGTGATCAATATCGATCTGGCAGCAAGCACCAAAGCCTGGCAGGAAACCAAGGGGGCCGCAGCCAAACGGCTGGAGGCCATTGCGCAAATCGTCGATACCGACGAGGAGCGGCAGTTGGTCAAGGACGCGCAGCAGGCTTACCGCGATTTCGTCGATATTTACGAAAAGGAGATGCTGCCGCTGTTGCGTACGGCGCAAAAAGACATGACGGCGGTTGCGGCGGTTGATGACAGGCTGGATGCCAAGGAAACCGTGATCGACAAAAACATGTACAAGATTCGGGACTCACTGAACAATGAAGGCCGTGCCGCACAGGAATTGTTCGTTTCCTCTCACAATACGACCACAACCGAGTTGCTCGTGATCGGCATTGCAATCCTGGTCGCGGCAGTTCTGTTCGGTCTGGGTATAACACGCAATGTCCTGCGCCAACTGGGCGGTGATCCTGCGGAGGTGGCTCAGGTGGTGAACACGATGGCCTCCGGCAACTTTGCGATGGCGTCCCGTCATCGGCCCGTCGCGGGCAGCTTGCTGGCGGATGCTTACCAGATGCAGGCGGCGTTGCGCGACATGATAGGCAAGATCAAGAACCAGGCCGATCAGGTCGGAGACATGGCGCACAGCCTCGCGGCCTCGGCCAAGCAGATCGCCGAGAACGTCAACCATGAGTCGGATGCGGTGAGCGGCATGGCAGCCGCGATCGAGGAAATGAGCGTGTCCACCACGCATATCAGCGATCAGGGCGGAAACGCGAAGCGTATCGCCGACGAGTCGCGCAGCAGCGCAGCGCAGGGCGCGCAAGTGGTCAACCGGACGGTATCGGGGCTGCTGGCGACTGCGCAGGAGATCGAGAGTGCCTCCGGCGAGGTGTCTCGCCTCGGCGAAAATGCGTCGCGCATCAGCGATGTGGTGAATGTCATCAAGGAGATCGCCGACCAGACCAACCTACTGGCGTTGAATGCAGCGATCGAGGCGGCGCGAGCCGGCGAGCAGGGGCGCGGTTTTGCCGTGGTGGCGGACGAGGTGCGCAAGCTGGCCGAGCGCACCGCCAATGCGACCAACGAGATCAATGAGATGTCCGCCAGGATCGGTGAAGTGGCGAACAACGCCCTGGGCGGCATGGACAAGGTGGTGAATACGACCCGCCAGGGTGTGGCCGATGCCGAAACGGCTCAGGGCTCGATCGCATCCATCCAGCAGAGCTTCGGCGAGGTGTCCGGGGTGATCGACGATATTTCCGCCGCGCTTGCCGAACAGAACATCGCTTCGACCGATCTGGCGAAGAGCACGGAGCGCGTGGCGCAGATGTCCGAGGAGAATTCCAGTGCGGCGCAAAGCCTGTTGCAGCTGGCGAATGCGCTCGAAGAAAAGGCCGCGCAGGTGCGCGGTGCGGTAGAAGTGTTCAGGGTCTAG
- a CDS encoding methyl-accepting chemotaxis protein translates to MQNKNAHVTQKEVPFPPGKVLISKTDIKGIITYANDAFVAISGYTREELLGKNHNIVRHPDMPPQAFKWLWNTLKAGRPWRGVVKNRSKNGDHYWVRATIAPIIENGSITGYVSVRRPPTREQVTDAEALYRKLNASGAPVMSKYERLKFKNWPLTAKMQLLIQATLIIVLSMAQVYISSNLRSESKLLATEKGEQLANEIIDSSNMLMVTGQIGDAGNRQLLIKKIDSSSDVKSAQIVRTKPVVDMYGPGLAEEQIKDEVQRQVIESKQQSVAFTKDANGLPILRVVTPVVASKDFHGTDCTGCHAVAEGTVLGATDVVIDMKPDYDRIHRMEMQTIGGQIALHIFLFFFIGYCVNRYVDRPANAVKREFRNVMEGNLDSELDISIWDEMGFLLCEIQTMQTYLRTMVDEIVTPVAQIQKRIEDMDARVSGVADNAVTEQDHIQQIASTMEEFSQSVAEVANMADDSLKDARAMQKIVEENNRNMELSIAATSKVSDTVQSSSKTISDLGASIEKIGVIANAIKDIADQTNLLALNAAIEAARAGEQGRGFAVVADEVRKLAERTATSTKDIAKTIGEINAISEAAVQSMHGAVSEVESSIGLIRKNGEGLKEIMSASVNVAERVDHIAMASREQSAAGESVANSLERITGLVDNNTHSAKDAKAAAEELASSADELRKAGYPLTKCGLG, encoded by the coding sequence ATGCAAAACAAAAACGCACACGTTACGCAAAAGGAGGTGCCTTTCCCGCCAGGGAAGGTGTTGATCTCCAAGACCGACATCAAGGGCATCATCACCTACGCCAATGACGCGTTCGTGGCCATCTCCGGTTACACGCGCGAGGAGCTGCTCGGCAAGAACCACAACATCGTGCGCCACCCCGACATGCCGCCGCAGGCATTCAAGTGGCTGTGGAACACGCTGAAAGCGGGGCGCCCGTGGCGCGGCGTGGTAAAGAACCGTTCCAAGAACGGCGACCACTACTGGGTGCGCGCCACCATCGCGCCCATCATCGAGAACGGCAGCATCACCGGCTACGTGTCAGTGCGCCGTCCGCCCACGCGCGAACAGGTTACCGATGCGGAAGCGCTGTACCGGAAGCTGAATGCGAGCGGCGCGCCGGTCATGTCGAAATACGAGCGGCTGAAGTTCAAGAACTGGCCGCTGACCGCCAAGATGCAATTGCTGATCCAGGCGACGCTGATCATCGTGTTGAGTATGGCGCAGGTTTATATTTCCTCGAATCTCAGGAGCGAATCGAAACTGCTGGCCACCGAGAAGGGGGAGCAACTGGCCAACGAGATCATCGACAGCTCGAACATGCTGATGGTGACGGGGCAGATCGGCGACGCGGGCAACCGCCAGTTGCTGATCAAAAAGATCGATTCGTCCAGCGACGTCAAATCGGCGCAGATCGTTCGCACCAAGCCGGTGGTGGATATGTATGGTCCCGGCCTGGCTGAAGAGCAGATCAAGGATGAAGTGCAACGGCAGGTGATCGAGAGCAAGCAGCAAAGCGTGGCCTTTACCAAGGACGCCAACGGATTGCCGATCTTGCGGGTGGTGACGCCGGTGGTGGCGAGCAAGGATTTCCACGGCACCGATTGCACCGGCTGTCATGCCGTGGCGGAAGGCACGGTGCTCGGGGCGACCGACGTGGTGATCGACATGAAGCCGGACTATGATCGCATCCACCGTATGGAGATGCAGACGATAGGCGGCCAGATCGCCTTGCACATCTTCCTGTTCTTCTTCATCGGCTATTGCGTCAATCGCTATGTCGACCGCCCGGCCAATGCGGTCAAGCGGGAGTTCAGGAACGTCATGGAGGGCAATCTCGACAGCGAGCTGGATATCTCCATCTGGGATGAGATGGGCTTCCTGTTGTGCGAGATCCAGACCATGCAGACCTATCTGCGCACCATGGTGGACGAGATTGTGACGCCGGTGGCGCAGATCCAGAAACGCATCGAGGACATGGACGCCAGGGTGTCCGGTGTGGCGGACAATGCGGTGACCGAGCAGGATCATATCCAGCAGATCGCCAGCACGATGGAGGAATTCAGCCAGTCGGTCGCCGAAGTGGCGAACATGGCCGACGATTCGCTCAAGGACGCGCGGGCGATGCAAAAGATCGTCGAGGAAAACAATCGCAACATGGAGCTCAGCATCGCCGCAACCAGCAAGGTGTCGGATACCGTGCAGTCTTCCAGCAAGACGATCTCCGATCTGGGGGCGTCCATCGAGAAGATCGGTGTGATCGCGAATGCCATCAAGGATATCGCCGACCAGACCAATCTGCTGGCGTTGAATGCGGCTATCGAGGCGGCGCGTGCCGGCGAGCAGGGGCGCGGTTTTGCGGTGGTGGCGGACGAGGTTCGCAAGCTTGCCGAGCGCACGGCCACCAGCACCAAGGACATCGCCAAGACCATCGGCGAGATCAATGCGATCTCCGAAGCGGCGGTGCAATCCATGCACGGTGCGGTGTCCGAAGTCGAAAGCAGCATAGGCCTGATCCGCAAGAACGGCGAGGGGCTGAAAGAGATCATGAGCGCCTCGGTCAATGTCGCCGAACGCGTCGACCACATCGCCATGGCGTCCCGCGAACAATCGGCTGCCGGCGAGAGTGTGGCGAACAGCCTGGAGCGCATCACCGGCCTGGTGGACAACAATACCCATTCCGCCAAGGATGCCAAGGCCGCAGCGGAAGAGCTGGCCAGCTCGGCCGATGAATTGCGGAAGGCAGGGTATCCGTTGACCAAGTGCGGGCTTGGGTGA
- a CDS encoding chemotaxis protein, producing the protein MSDLLKNIDARTKLAGTNKLEILMFTLGHDKRTGREETYGINVFKVREVMRIPQITRAPEMPESVEGMVSLRGALVPVIDLAKYAGVDSEDKPEIMIVTEYNGHTQGFLVKAVDNILRLDWSAMRVPPAMLVAQMGGLVTAITELKDGRLVMMMDVEKVLSETSRFDADDLILKSVKPLDKEDRTVFFADDSSVARHQIARTLDAMGVKYIAAINGRQAWLELSKMADYADATHTQVRDMVQVILTDVEMPEMDGYMLTRKIKSDKRFSGIPVLMHSSLSSSSNQQLGKTVGVDEYVPKFEPQKLAQTLARLLA; encoded by the coding sequence ATGTCGGACCTGTTAAAAAATATTGATGCGCGAACCAAGCTGGCGGGAACCAACAAGCTGGAGATTCTGATGTTCACGCTCGGGCACGACAAGCGCACCGGGCGCGAGGAGACCTACGGCATCAACGTATTCAAGGTGCGCGAGGTGATGCGCATCCCGCAGATCACCCGTGCGCCGGAGATGCCGGAGTCGGTAGAGGGCATGGTCAGCCTGCGCGGTGCGCTGGTGCCGGTGATCGACCTGGCCAAATATGCGGGCGTCGATTCCGAGGACAAGCCGGAGATCATGATCGTCACCGAATACAACGGCCATACACAGGGCTTCCTGGTCAAGGCGGTGGACAACATCCTGCGCCTGGATTGGTCGGCGATGCGCGTGCCGCCCGCGATGCTGGTGGCGCAAATGGGCGGACTGGTGACGGCGATCACCGAATTGAAGGATGGCCGCCTGGTGATGATGATGGACGTGGAAAAGGTGCTGTCTGAGACCAGCCGTTTCGATGCCGACGATTTGATCCTCAAGAGCGTGAAGCCGCTGGACAAGGAGGACCGTACGGTGTTCTTCGCCGACGATTCCTCGGTGGCCAGGCACCAGATCGCGCGCACCCTGGACGCGATGGGCGTGAAATACATCGCCGCGATCAACGGCCGCCAGGCGTGGCTGGAACTGTCGAAGATGGCGGATTACGCGGATGCGACCCATACGCAGGTCAGGGACATGGTGCAGGTGATCCTCACCGACGTGGAGATGCCCGAGATGGACGGTTACATGCTGACGCGCAAGATCAAGTCGGACAAGAGATTCAGCGGCATACCGGTGCTGATGCACTCGTCGCTTTCCAGTTCGTCTAACCAGCAACTCGGCAAGACCGTCGGGGTGGACGAGTATGTGCCGAAGTTCGAGCCGCAGAAGCTGGCTCAGACGTTAGCGCGGTTGTTGGCTTGA
- the cheY gene encoding chemotaxis response regulator CheY, whose protein sequence is MGIEDTKFLVVDDFSTMRRIVRNLLKELGFVNVQEAEDGVDALAKLRADKFDFVVSDWNMPNMTGIELLRNIRADANLKHLPVLMVTAEAKKENIIEAAQAGASGYVVKPFTAATLDEKLKKIFQNMQK, encoded by the coding sequence GTGGGAATAGAAGATACAAAATTTCTGGTGGTGGACGATTTCTCCACGATGCGCCGCATCGTGCGCAACCTGCTCAAGGAGCTGGGGTTCGTCAACGTCCAGGAGGCGGAAGACGGAGTCGATGCGCTGGCCAAGTTGCGCGCCGATAAATTCGATTTCGTAGTGTCCGACTGGAACATGCCGAACATGACTGGCATCGAGTTGTTGCGCAACATCCGCGCGGATGCCAATCTCAAGCACTTGCCGGTCCTGATGGTGACGGCTGAGGCGAAGAAGGAGAACATCATCGAGGCGGCACAGGCGGGTGCCTCGGGTTATGTGGTGAAGCCGTTCACCGCGGCGACGCTGGATGAGAAGCTGAAGAAAATTTTTCAAAACATGCAAAAGTGA